In Silene latifolia isolate original U9 population chromosome X, ASM4854445v1, whole genome shotgun sequence, the following proteins share a genomic window:
- the LOC141617421 gene encoding cyclin-dependent kinase F-4-like, protein MERYKLIKEVGDGTFGCVWRAINKQTGEVVAIKKMKKKYYSWEECINLREVKSLKKMNHPNIVKLKEVIREHDILYFVFEYMECNLYQLMKSRGRPFSEAEVRNCCFEVFQGLAYMHQRGYFHRDLKPENLLVSKDVIKIADFGLAREITSAPPYTEYVSTRWYRAPEVLLQSPTYTSAVDMWAMGAIMAEMFTLRPLFPGLNEADEIYKICSVIGTPTESTWPHGCQLARAMNFQLPQLPGAHLSTFMPSASEDAINLITTLCSWDPFRRPTSAEVFQHPFFQKCFYVPPSLRTRATINRTPPPTEAKGFIEQKSIRRYSGPGSLPNPKDTYPKPHVAFGAGVQRKLDMDDKGMNKNDKSIKSSAEQPKYRPPAMNSPWRMTRGVTETAERLSNMSVGSGRQVPMKAGGWHGHSNMFMAPSPVIQPSRNFVRKVAG, encoded by the exons ATGGAGAG GTATAAGCTTATTAAAGAAGTTGGTGATGGAACTTTTGGGTGTGTTTGGAGGGCTATAAATAAACAAACTGGCGAAGtg GTCGCCATAaaaaagatgaagaagaaataCTATTCCTGGGAAGAATGCATAAATTTAAGAGAAGTAAAG TCATTGAAGAAGATGAACCATCCTAATATCGTGAAGTTGAAGGAAGTTATTAGAGAACATGACATCTTATATTTTGTGTTTGAATATATG GAGTGCAATTTGTACCAGCTTATGAAAAGTAGGGGAAGGCCCTTTTCTGAAGCTGAAGTCAGAAATTGCTGCTTTGAAGTTTTTCAAGGCCTTGCCTACATGCATCAGCGTGGGTATTTCCATCGTGATCTTAAACCAG AGAATCTTCTGGTCTCAAAAGATGTCATCAAGATAGCAGATTTTGGTCTTGCTCGAGAAATAACTTCAGCTCCACCTTATACCGAATATGTCTCAACTCGCTG GTATCGGGCTCCTGAGGTTCTGCTTCAGTCACCCACATATACTTCCGCTGTTG ATATGTGGGCTATGGGTGCCATAATGGCAGAAATGTTTACCCTCCGTCCTCTTTTCCCTGGTCTAAA TGAAGCAGATGAGATATACAAGATCTGCAGTGTTATTGGAACTCCAACAGAGAGCACTTGGCCCCATGGGTGTCAGCTTGCGAGAGCAATGAACTTCCAGCTCCCACAG CTTCCTGGGGCACATCTTTCAACTTTTATGCCCTCGGCAAGTGAAGATGCAATTAACCTTATAACG ACTCTGTGTTCATGGGACCCATTCAGAAGGCCGACATCTGCTGAGGTTTTTCAACATCCCTTCTTCCAG AAATGTTTCTATGTACCTCCATCCCTTCGGACAAGGGCAACTATCAATAGAACACCGCCGCCTACAGAAGCCAAGGGATTTATCGAGCAGAAATCCATAAGGAGGTATTCTGGCCCTGGAAGTCTTCCCAACCCAAAGGACACCTATCCAAAACCCCATGTGGCCTTTGGTGCTGGTGTGCAACGAAAACTGGATATGGATGACAAGGGTATGAACAAGAATGACAAATCTATAAAGAGCTCCGCTGAGCAACCCAAGTATCGACCACCAGCTATGAATAGCCCAT GGAGGATGACACGTGGCGTGACTGAAACAGCAGAGAGGTTGTCAAACATGAGTGTGGGTAGTGGCAGGCAAGTGCCTATGAAGGCTGGAGGATGGCATGGGCATTCCAATATGTTTATGGCACCGTCTCCGGTGATCCAGCCTTCTAGAAATTTCGTCAGGAAAGTCGCGGGATGA